A region of Lentimicrobiaceae bacterium DNA encodes the following proteins:
- a CDS encoding TonB-dependent receptor: MFGIILFISGTLSAEHYVTASNSLSGKVVDKITGELLPGVSIYFPDLKAGTVTNQNGLYSIAHLPSSRVLVQVTFVGYKMLAEVVDLSTTAVRDFELEVSVVELNEVVVTGLSKAALKNRTPAPMAGISPVQLLQNVSTNIIDALAKLPGVSQVTTGSGISKPVIRGLGYNRVVTVHDGIRQEGQQWGDEHGIEVDEYSVNRVEVLKGPASLAFGSDAMAGVINLISAPTLPEGNIEGSILANYQTNNGLLGYSGNFKGNRKGFIWDIRYSHKIAHSYQNKYDGYVLNSGFREHSLGGTLGLNKAWGYAHLLVSAYNLTPGIVEGERDSATGQFTRPVAIDEWTTDEIIAGNSDFKSYHPLVPYQEIHHYKAVLNSSVIMGDANLKTTLGFQQNQRKEFAEILTPDNFGLYFLLNTFNYDIRCTLPEKRNLNISFGVNGMQQSSKNKGTEFLIPAYSLFDAGFFVVVRKNVDRLDISGGLRYDTRFEKGEDLFLSQSGVKLEGNEPGAIHQFDAFSETFTGWSGSLGATYQFSEKVFTKVNVSRGFRAPNIAEISANGVHEGTISFLIGSPKLKAENSLQFDYALGLNSTHISAEADVFTSVISHYIFLSKLENAQGGDSLTDGFATFKYASGNASVSGVEVSLDIHPHPLDWLHIENTFSYVVSKQQNMSDSAQYMPFTPAPKLTSEVKATKKKIGKTLANGYLRVGLSHYFRQDKFYAAFNTETSTPGYQLMSAGAGTEIVRKNKVLLSLHVSVENLTDVAYQSHLSRLKYAAVNNLTGRTGVFNMGRNFSIKLLIPIVFNKG; the protein is encoded by the coding sequence TGTTGGTACAGGTGACTTTTGTTGGTTATAAAATGCTGGCAGAAGTGGTTGATCTTTCCACAACCGCTGTCAGAGATTTTGAACTTGAAGTTTCTGTTGTTGAGCTTAACGAAGTTGTGGTTACCGGCTTGTCAAAAGCAGCGCTCAAAAACCGGACACCTGCTCCAATGGCTGGCATTTCGCCTGTTCAGCTTTTACAAAACGTTTCAACAAACATCATTGATGCCCTGGCAAAGTTACCCGGAGTTTCTCAGGTTACCACAGGCTCAGGAATTTCAAAACCGGTCATCCGTGGGCTGGGCTACAACCGCGTAGTAACCGTGCATGATGGTATCAGGCAGGAAGGGCAGCAATGGGGCGACGAACACGGTATTGAAGTAGATGAGTATTCAGTGAACAGAGTTGAAGTTTTAAAGGGGCCGGCCAGTCTGGCTTTTGGCTCTGATGCAATGGCTGGTGTCATCAATCTGATATCGGCTCCTACATTGCCTGAAGGAAATATTGAAGGGAGTATTTTGGCTAACTATCAGACCAATAATGGATTGTTGGGGTATTCGGGAAATTTTAAAGGGAATCGCAAAGGATTTATATGGGATATCAGGTATAGTCATAAAATAGCTCATTCCTATCAGAATAAATATGATGGTTATGTGCTGAATTCAGGATTCAGAGAGCATAGTTTAGGTGGAACATTGGGTTTAAACAAAGCCTGGGGCTATGCTCATCTGCTTGTGAGTGCTTATAACCTTACGCCGGGCATTGTTGAAGGGGAGCGCGACAGTGCAACCGGGCAATTTACCAGGCCGGTTGCAATAGATGAATGGACAACTGATGAAATAATTGCCGGCAATTCCGATTTTAAATCCTACCATCCATTGGTTCCTTATCAGGAAATTCATCATTACAAGGCCGTTTTAAACAGCAGTGTGATAATGGGCGATGCGAACCTTAAAACAACATTGGGCTTTCAGCAGAATCAGCGAAAAGAATTTGCCGAAATACTTACCCCTGATAATTTCGGTCTTTACTTTCTGCTGAATACTTTCAATTACGATATACGCTGTACGCTTCCGGAAAAAAGAAATCTGAACATTTCATTTGGTGTGAATGGCATGCAGCAATCGTCAAAGAACAAGGGAACTGAATTTTTAATTCCTGCATACAGTTTGTTTGATGCCGGATTCTTTGTGGTTGTAAGAAAGAATGTCGATAGGCTTGACATCAGTGGTGGGCTGCGTTATGATACACGATTTGAAAAGGGGGAGGATTTGTTTCTGAGCCAATCAGGTGTTAAGCTTGAAGGAAATGAGCCGGGAGCCATTCACCAGTTCGATGCATTCAGTGAAACCTTCACCGGATGGTCAGGTAGCCTTGGCGCAACCTATCAGTTTTCAGAGAAAGTGTTTACCAAAGTAAATGTTTCAAGAGGTTTTCGTGCTCCCAATATTGCTGAAATTTCAGCCAATGGCGTGCATGAGGGAACCATCAGCTTTTTGATAGGCTCTCCAAAGCTCAAGGCAGAGAACAGCTTACAGTTTGATTATGCTTTAGGCTTAAATTCCACCCATATTTCTGCTGAAGCTGATGTTTTTACCAGCGTAATCAGCCATTACATCTTTCTGAGTAAGCTGGAAAATGCACAAGGGGGTGATTCTCTTACGGATGGTTTTGCCACCTTCAAATATGCATCGGGCAATGCCAGCGTTTCAGGTGTCGAGGTTTCACTTGATATTCACCCTCATCCACTCGATTGGCTGCATATTGAGAATACATTTTCATATGTGGTGTCAAAGCAGCAAAATATGTCTGATTCTGCACAGTATATGCCCTTTACACCTGCCCCGAAATTAACATCTGAAGTAAAAGCTACGAAAAAGAAAATAGGAAAAACACTTGCCAATGGGTATTTAAGGGTAGGATTAAGCCATTATTTCAGACAGGATAAATTTTATGCCGCTTTCAATACCGAGACCTCAACGCCGGGTTATCAGTTAATGAGCGCAGGCGCCGGAACTGAAATTGTGCGAAAAAATAAAGTCCTGCTCTCGTTGCATGTAAGTGTTGAAAATCTTACCGATGTTGCTTATCAGAGTCATTTGAGCCGCCTGAAATATGCTGCTGTCAATAATCTTACCGGACGGACAGGGGTGTTTAATATGGGCAGAAACTTCAGTATTAAACTATTGATTCCCATTGTTTTTAATAAGGGCTAG
- a CDS encoding NAD-dependent epimerase/dehydratase family protein has product MQTILGANGVIGKELAAGLTAYTNEIRLVSRNPKAVNKGDQLMAADLTLPLQVDKAVEGSDIVYLTVGLAYNFKIWRQQWPLIMHNVIESCKKYGAKLVFFDNVYMYDPEYMGNMTEETPIRPVSKKGEVRSLIAAMLMEEIKSGNLTALIARSADFIGPANSFLVESVYKNLNKGKKANWFSRTDKIHSFTNTTDAAKGTAMLGNTPDAYGEVWHLPTSDALLTGKDWVGLFAREMNAKAKLSALPDGMLTLLGLFIPILKELKEMTYQYNRDYFFNSNKFNQRFGYKPLSPEESVKNLVAVLRHSS; this is encoded by the coding sequence ATGCAAACAATTCTAGGTGCCAATGGCGTTATCGGCAAAGAACTTGCTGCCGGATTAACTGCCTATACAAATGAAATCAGACTGGTAAGCCGTAACCCCAAGGCTGTAAATAAAGGAGATCAACTGATGGCAGCCGATCTTACACTTCCTCTTCAGGTTGATAAAGCAGTGGAAGGTTCAGATATTGTGTATCTTACAGTTGGGCTTGCGTATAATTTTAAAATTTGGAGGCAGCAATGGCCGCTGATCATGCATAATGTCATTGAAAGCTGTAAGAAATACGGCGCAAAACTTGTTTTTTTTGACAATGTGTATATGTATGACCCTGAATATATGGGCAATATGACGGAAGAAACCCCCATACGGCCCGTCAGCAAAAAAGGAGAAGTGAGGTCGCTCATAGCGGCCATGTTGATGGAAGAGATCAAAAGCGGAAATCTCACGGCTCTTATTGCCCGTTCGGCCGATTTTATTGGTCCGGCCAACAGCTTTCTTGTTGAGTCAGTTTATAAAAACCTGAATAAGGGTAAAAAAGCCAATTGGTTTTCGCGCACCGATAAGATTCATAGTTTTACCAATACAACGGATGCTGCCAAAGGCACTGCTATGCTTGGAAATACACCCGATGCTTATGGCGAAGTATGGCATTTACCCACTTCTGACGCTCTGTTAACCGGCAAAGACTGGGTCGGTTTGTTCGCCCGTGAAATGAATGCCAAAGCAAAACTGAGCGCCCTGCCCGACGGAATGCTGACCCTGCTGGGGCTTTTTATTCCTATTCTCAAAGAACTGAAGGAAATGACATACCAATACAACCGAGATTATTTTTTCAACAGCAATAAGTTTAATCAGCGGTTTGGGTATAAGCCTCTTTCGCCTGAAGAAAGTGTAAAAAATCTTGTTGCTGTTCTTCGTCATAGTAGTTGA
- a CDS encoding protein-L-isoaspartate(D-aspartate) O-methyltransferase, producing the protein MLPSFAQDDFVNARENMVKYQIEERGVRNKATLEAMRKVPRHLFVPMDVRPLAYRDMPLPIGFDQTISQPYMVAFMTETIRPEAGMKVLEIGTGSGYQAAILAEIVDSVFSIEIIEPLGKQAEALLSRLGYSNVFVKIGDGFRGWKEHSPYDAILVTAAAEDVPLPLFQQLKERGVMIIPLGSPGKVQTLAKVTKINGKPVKKYLMPVRFVPFTRDD; encoded by the coding sequence ATGCTTCCGTCGTTTGCACAGGATGACTTTGTGAATGCCCGTGAAAATATGGTTAAATACCAGATTGAGGAGAGAGGGGTAAGGAATAAGGCTACACTTGAAGCAATGCGAAAAGTTCCCAGGCACTTATTTGTTCCGATGGATGTAAGACCTCTTGCTTATCGTGATATGCCTTTGCCTATTGGGTTTGATCAAACCATTTCGCAACCATATATGGTGGCATTTATGACGGAAACTATCCGTCCGGAAGCTGGTATGAAAGTTTTGGAGATTGGAACCGGCTCAGGCTATCAGGCAGCCATACTGGCCGAAATTGTTGATAGCGTATTTTCCATTGAAATTATTGAGCCCCTCGGCAAACAGGCTGAAGCATTGTTGAGCAGATTAGGCTACTCCAATGTTTTTGTCAAAATTGGTGATGGATTCAGGGGCTGGAAAGAGCATAGTCCTTACGATGCTATTTTGGTGACTGCTGCCGCTGAAGACGTTCCTCTGCCTTTGTTTCAGCAGTTAAAGGAGAGGGGTGTTATGATAATTCCTTTAGGGAGTCCCGGAAAGGTGCAAACATTGGCAAAGGTGACTAAAATAAACGGAAAACCTGTGAAGAAATATCTTATGCCGGTCAGGTTTGTGCCATTTACAAGAGATGACTAA
- a CDS encoding T9SS type A sorting domain-containing protein, translating into MKPLFLALFFAIALHASAQLTLEHSYNNFGTIAHLEFQDDKYAILDAPAKLCRLYHADHSLYKSFSLPLQAGYTLNSMQYVSDGLFNTDALIEVSYTSYYNSGSSYIYENRVVNENGEILVTIPGASSVMVDYIENAWKYIVWIYDYSSYPYQVDTRFYALPGTLITRAKPSEITDSHKLPYPNPAGNFINLAYKPVSGQESIMQIFNASGLMVKSFKLGPDFDSIMIPLEDFPAGVYYYTQLNANYSGRFIVAK; encoded by the coding sequence ATGAAACCACTCTTTTTGGCTTTGTTTTTTGCCATCGCCCTTCATGCCAGTGCGCAGCTGACACTTGAGCATTCATACAATAACTTTGGAACCATCGCCCATCTTGAATTTCAGGATGATAAGTATGCCATTCTTGACGCTCCGGCTAAACTCTGCCGCTTGTATCATGCCGATCATTCTTTATACAAATCGTTTAGTTTGCCATTACAGGCCGGATATACCCTCAACAGCATGCAGTATGTTTCAGATGGATTGTTTAATACGGATGCATTGATTGAGGTTTCTTATACAAGTTATTATAATTCGGGAAGTAGCTATATATACGAAAACCGGGTGGTGAATGAAAATGGTGAAATTCTTGTTACTATTCCCGGAGCCAGTTCTGTTATGGTCGATTATATTGAAAATGCCTGGAAGTACATTGTCTGGATTTATGATTATTCGTCATATCCATATCAGGTTGATACACGGTTTTATGCATTGCCAGGTACATTAATAACCAGGGCAAAGCCTTCTGAAATAACTGATAGTCATAAGTTGCCCTATCCGAATCCGGCCGGTAATTTTATTAATCTGGCATATAAGCCGGTTTCCGGTCAGGAAAGCATCATGCAAATATTTAATGCTTCAGGGCTGATGGTGAAATCGTTCAAACTGGGACCAGACTTCGATTCAATCATGATTCCTCTGGAAGATTTTCCGGCCGGCGTGTATTATTACACACAACTGAATGCCAATTATTCCGGCCGGTTTATCGTAGCAAAATAG
- a CDS encoding efflux RND transporter periplasmic adaptor subunit has protein sequence MNKKYFTILLLIVGLITGSCGSKKATTEESEPNAGEQIIITRTQFESAQMQLGKPEPVIFQHTIKANGIVTASPSGMAQISSLISGKIKRIAVNTGDKVVKGQLLCTIESTELIQLQQDFAEASGKLKAVLAEYERQKSLAGENIASQKTFLNAEGEYKSLSARCEGLRTKLQLLGLNTEKLSQGFITSELSLFAPISGFVASLEAETGSFAEPQRILMEITDLNQLQLKLAVFEKDISHLNPGQEIKYFNPGTPEQVYKGTLTSYSRTIDPETKALTVIGSIQAADKAQLVSGMYLEAEIITGERMVMALPDEAILKSGDTKLVLVQKSGNENEMTFIRKEIKTGVSSNGFTELINAEGLDQVLIKGGFNLVIE, from the coding sequence ATGAATAAGAAATATTTTACTATCCTTTTGCTTATCGTGGGACTTATCACGGGTTCCTGCGGTTCAAAAAAAGCAACCACCGAAGAATCCGAACCCAATGCAGGCGAACAAATAATCATTACCCGTACACAGTTTGAGTCGGCCCAAATGCAGCTCGGCAAGCCAGAGCCTGTCATTTTTCAGCACACCATAAAAGCAAATGGCATTGTAACAGCTTCACCATCGGGAATGGCCCAAATCAGCAGCCTGATTTCAGGAAAAATAAAGCGGATTGCTGTGAATACAGGCGATAAAGTTGTGAAGGGACAATTATTGTGTACAATTGAAAGCACTGAACTTATTCAACTTCAGCAGGATTTTGCTGAAGCTTCGGGCAAATTAAAGGCGGTTTTAGCTGAATATGAAAGACAAAAATCACTTGCCGGTGAGAATATTGCCTCTCAAAAAACCTTTCTGAATGCCGAAGGAGAATACAAAAGTCTTTCAGCAAGATGCGAAGGACTCCGCACCAAACTTCAGTTGCTGGGACTGAATACTGAAAAATTATCACAAGGCTTTATCACCTCTGAGTTAAGTCTTTTTGCACCTATCAGCGGATTTGTAGCATCGTTGGAGGCTGAAACCGGTTCATTTGCCGAACCGCAACGTATACTCATGGAAATAACTGACCTGAATCAATTGCAGCTCAAGCTTGCTGTATTTGAAAAAGATATATCTCATCTGAATCCGGGACAAGAGATAAAGTATTTTAATCCGGGCACCCCCGAGCAGGTGTATAAAGGAACATTAACTTCATACAGTCGCACCATCGACCCTGAGACCAAAGCTTTAACAGTTATTGGCAGCATTCAGGCTGCTGATAAAGCCCAGCTGGTAAGCGGCATGTACCTCGAGGCTGAAATTATAACCGGAGAACGCATGGTGATGGCTCTGCCCGATGAAGCTATTCTTAAATCGGGAGACACCAAACTCGTATTGGTGCAAAAATCGGGCAATGAAAATGAAATGACTTTTATCCGGAAAGAAATAAAAACCGGTGTCAGCAGCAATGGTTTTACCGAATTGATAAATGCAGAAGGTCTTGATCAGGTTCTGATTAAGGGCGGATTTAATCTGGTGATTGAATAA